From a region of the Babesia bovis T2Bo chromosome 1, whole genome shotgun sequence genome:
- a CDS encoding Ribosomal_L3 superfamily protein: protein MHKYVHITVAILVAAIGHAPCAAIIRSNKWSTPRQQDIPSFRKNETPIEQAFIKCVARSKPEGSSDVKTYAEKNQLPDDFNLTRKDRVVLTRDPTAPRPYLWNVRWPETERKIELRAIKYKVGQIWSPDGHVETVTALKVLPCTICEFMDFGYALVAYGKPSWEKRWNLRSELGKLIKNCNNFAYMKPVKLQPPQDYVLGQILDVSAFAGCTHVKVTGITKGKGFAGVIKRHGFARGPMSHGSKHHRKPGSIGASTTPGCVKPGKRMPGRMGNKRCTFRKLRVLGINPETSLMYVKALVAGANGSYVSVTSDMQTITPENILQ, encoded by the exons ATGCATAAATATGTACACATCACTGTAGCAATTCTAGTTGCTGCTATAGGACACGCTCCTTGCGCAGCAATCATACGTTCTAACAAATGGTCGACGCCACGGCAACAAGACATACCGTCCTTCCGCAAGAATGAAACTCCAATAGAACAGGCATTTATCAAGTGTGTAGCAAGAAGCAAACCGGAAGGATCTAGTGATGTTAAAACCTATGCAGAGAAGAATCAACTGCCAGATGATTTCAACCTTACGCGAAAGGATAGA GTAGTACTCACAAGGGATCCAACAGCACCGAGACCATACCTATGGAATGTAAGGTGGCCGGAAACCGAAAGGAAA ATTGAATTGAGAGCTATCAAGTATAAAGTGGGACAAATATGGTCACCTGATGGACACGTAGAAACTGTAACTGCATTAAAAGTGCTACCATGCACAATATGCGAGTTCATGGACTTTGGATATGCACTAGTAGCCTACG GTAAGCCATCATGGGAAAAACGGTGGAACCTGCGAAGTGAACTCGGAAAGCTAATTAAAAACTGTAATAACTTCGCTTATATGAAACCAGTCAAGTTGCAACCACCGCAAGATTACGTATTGGGACAAATATTAGATGTCTCAGCATTCGCCGGATGCACCCACGTCAAGGTAACGGGGATTACAAAAGGTAAAGGCTTTGCCGGTGTTATAAAACGACATGGATTCGCAAG AGGCCCAATGAGCCACGGCTCTAAACACCACAGAAAGCCAGGATCCATAGGAGCATCTACCACACCAGGATGCGTAAAACCTGGTAAGAGAATGCCAGGACGCATGGGCAACAAACGTTGCACTTTCCGAAAATTACGTGTGCTGGGAATCAACCCAGAAACGTCACTGATGTACGTAAAGGCACTAGTAGCCGGTGCCAATGGTAGCTACGTGTCAGTGACATCAGATATGCAAACTATAACACCAGAAAATATCCTACAGTGA
- a CDS encoding cytochrome b5-like Heme/Steroid binding domain containing protein, protein MDESSKRTPTYSGLSNGPILGSAQLRFAEMMDLNKDSVVTRSDGPVDVAEVAKHTSETDCWIIFKGKVYDITRYLDTHPGGRDHLLAFAGMDVTEEFMDTHPWVNAEFLLKSLLVGDLNTDDSDLKPEINS, encoded by the exons ATGGACGAATCATCCAAAAGGACACCTACATATTCAGGTTTAAGTAATGGTCCAATTTTAG GTTCGGCACAGCTTAGATTTGCTGAAATGATGGATTTGAACAAAGATAGTGTTGTCACGCGCTCTGATGGTCCAGTAGACGTTGCAGAG GTTGCTAAGCATACTTCTGAGACTGACTGCTGGATTATATTCAAGGGCAAGGTATATGATATAACACGTTATTTGGACACTCATCCTGGTG GACGTGATCACTTATTGGCTTTTGCCGGTATGGACGTAACTGAGGAGTTTATGGACACTCACCCCTGGGTGAATGCTGAATTCCTGTTAAAATCGCTATTAGTGGGTGATCTCAACACAGATGATTCCGATTTAAAGCCCGAGATCAATTCGTGA
- a CDS encoding putative U6 snRNA-associated Sm-like protein LSm4 → MVLPLAILRAGKSQPALIELKSGETYSGILSSCDAFMNVHMINAICTSKKGDEFWKLSECFIRGNNVKSFRFPDEVATVALEESKAMAKPSGFNQRGRDRGASRGRRPHQGRGQLKH, encoded by the exons ATGGTG CTTCCATTAGCAATTCTACGAGCGGGGAAGAGCCAACCGGCG CTCATTGAACTGAAAAGTGGAGAAACATACAGCGGAATCCTATCGTCATGCGATGCCTTCATGAATGTACATATGATTAACGCCATATGCACGTCAAAG AAAGGAGATGAATTCTGGAAATTAAGTGAATGCTTCATAAGAGGAAACAACGTCAAGTCATTCAGATTCCCAGATGAAGTGGCAACTGTAGCCCTGGAAGAATCTAAGGCTATGG CAAAACCATCTGGCTTTAACCAAAGAGGAAGAG ATCGCGGAGCAAGCAGAGGCAGAAGACCACATCAAGGACGTGGGCAACTGAAACACTGA
- a CDS encoding cGMP dependent protein kinase family protein, translating into MSKEQDELSHEFKKLHIVHSSTKAWKPNNYQGSKGVRSQPVNVAHNEECDEVSTLAKYATSRDKTDKDITLIRHALANNLVCESLNEYEIDAFIGSMSSFELPAGAPVVRQGDNGTYFFIISEGDFDVYVDGEHVNSMTRGTAFGEISLIHNTPRSATVKVKNKAGNCGKLWGVTRVVFRDTLKRISLRNYTENREFIDCVTIFENLTEENKSCITNALVELRFSPGESIVKQGDPGDDLYLIKQGSADVYVNDIRVRTITKGQYFGERAILYSEPRSATIKAIDYVICVSITRDILQSVLGNLNNVLFRNIMMEGLQHSDVFKQFTGEQLCELIESASIRSFRKGAVILDRETLLKGIRYFIVLEGSVRVLYDGNELGTMQRGDSFGEEYITHANLPFNHTVIADGGNVNVSKLAFFTKHAMQLILGGENLSEKLDYNNKMAALRKIYILRHLSEKQIDMLIKALKTLRYKLNDTIFNEGEIGDMLYIIKSGEVAIIKNGVKIRTLGKHDYFGERALLYDEQRSASVVSNATYVDLWVVEKPVFMELMEPTMLQHLEKRIKMQDSKVQFHELKVIKTIGHGTFGTVKLVDHEPTGVRFALKCVSRKCIRALKQQKHIKLEREIMAQNDHPFIIQLVKTFKDESNVYFLTELITGGELYDAIRKIGLLSRPQAQFYIASIVLAFEYLHERQIAYRDLKPENILLDEQGYIKLIDFGCAKKIKGRAYTLIGTPHYMAPEIILGKGYGCLADIWSFGVCLYEFICGPLPFGNDARDQIEIFRDILKGNLVFPEYVKDQEAINIIKRLLCRVPEVRLGSSINGFKDIKEHSYFRDFDWDKLSGRALQPPFVPQGETYNEDEAQESAQSANETDESEHAGDDWEKDF; encoded by the exons ATGTCTAAGGAACAAGATGAGCTCAGCCATGAATTTAAAAAATTACACATCGTACATTCTTCTACAAAGGCATGGAAGCCTAATAATTACCAAGGCTCCAAAGGTGTGCGATCGCAACCCGTAAACGTCGCACACAATGAAGAGTGCGATGAAGTCTCTACATTGGCGAAATATGCAACAAGCCGTGATAAAACGGATAAAGACATAACACTAATTCGTCACGCTTTGGCAAATAACCTAGTTTGTGAGTCACTCAACGAATATGAAATCGATGCGTTCATCGGATCCATGTCTTCCTTTGAACTCCCAGCAGGAGCACCGGTTGTAAGACAGGGAGATAATGGTACGTACTTTTTCATCATTAGCGAAGGTGActttgatgtgtatgtcGATGGTGAGCACGTTAACTCAATGACCCGGGGCACCGCCTTCGGGGAGATATCGCTAATCCATAATACGCCTCGTAGCGCAACAGTTAAAGTCAAAAACAAAGCTGGAAACTGCGGAAAGCTTTGGGGAGTAACAAGGGTTGTTTTCCGGGATACTCTAAAACGAATATCGCTCCGCAACTACACAGAAAACCGTGAATTTATAGATTGCGTCACCATATTTGAAAATCTGACGGAAGAGAATAAGAGTTGCATCACCAATGCACTTGTAGAATTGAGGTTTTCCCCAGGGGAATCCATAGTTAAACAGGGTGACCCTGGTGATGACCTGTATCTCATTAAGCAGGGTAGCGCCGACGTCTACGTAAACGACATTAGGGTTAGAACCATCACCAAGGGGCAGTACTTCGGTGAAAGAGCTATTCTGTATAGCGAGCCTCGCAGCGCAACTATAAAGGCTATTGACTATGTAATATGCGTGTCCATAACCAGGGACATCCTCCAAAGCGTCCTGGGAAACCTCAATAATGTACTCTTCAGGAACATCATGATGGAAGGCCTGCAGCATTCGGATGTATTCAAGCAGTTTACTGGCGAGCAGTTGTGTGAATTGATTGAATCAGCAAGCATAAGAAGCTTCAGGAAGGGTGCTGTCATACTCGATCGCGAGACCCTGCTAAAGGGGATTCGGTATTTCATCGTCCTAGAGGGATCCGTACGCGTGCTATACGACGGTAATGAATTGGGTACCATGCAACGTGGAGATAGCTTCGGTGAGGAATACATCACACACGCCAATCTACCGTTTAACCATACAGTCATAGCAGATGGTGGCAATGTTAACGTCTCAAAGCTCGCGTTCTTCACTAAGCATGCAATGCAACTTATACTTGGGGGAGAAAATCTAAGCGAAAAGCTAGATTACAACAACAAGATGGCTGCGCTGCGCAAGATTTACATATTGAGGCACCTGTCCGAGAAACAGATTGACATGCTTATCAAGGCCCTGAAGACACTAAGGTATAAACTCAATGATACCATCTTCAACGAAGGAGAGATTGGAGATATGCTATACATCATTAAAAGTGGAGAAGTAGCCATTATAAAGAACGGAGTAAAGATACGTACACTAGGTAAACACGACTACTTTGGCGAGCGTGCGCTGTTATACGATGAACAAAGAAGTGCGTCGGTTGTGAGTAATGCTACTTATGTAGACCTGTGGGTAGTGGAGAAGCCTGTATTCATGGAG CTCATGGAACCCACTATGTTGCAACACTTGGAAAAGAGGATCAAGATGCAGGATTCCAAGGTACAATTCCACGAACTGAAGGTGATCAAGACAATAGGTCATG GTACATTCGGCACTGTCAAACTCGTAGACCACGAACCCACAGGGGTTAGGTTCGCTTTGAAGTGTGTCAGCCGCAAGTGTATCCGAGCTCTGAAGCAACAGAAACATATCAAGCTAGAAAGGGAGATCATGGCCCAGAACGATCATCCTTTCATCATCCAACTAG TGAAAACATTTAAAGATGAAAGTAATGTATACTTCTTGACGGAACTCATCACTGGGGGTGAGCTTTACGACGCCATCAGGAAGATTGGTCTTTTGTCAAGGCCACAGGCACAATTCTATATAGCCTCCATAGTGCTTGCTTTTGAGTATCTGCATGAGAGGCAAATCGCATATCGG GACCTGAAACCAGAGAATATTCTTCTGGACGAACAGGGATATATCAAACTTATCGATTTTGGTTGTGCAAAGAAGATTAAAGGAAGGGCTTATACGCTTATAGGCACGCCGCATTATATGGCTCCAGAGATTATATTAG GCAAGGGATATGGATGTCTAGCTGATATATGGTCCTTTGGGGTGTGTCTATACGAGTTTATATGTGGGCCATTGCCCTTTGGAAACGATGCACGTGACCAGATTGAGATCTTCCGCGATATTCTGAAAG GCAACCTGGTATTCCCAGAATACGTCAAGGACCAAGAGGCTATAAATATCATCAAAAGGCTGCTGTGCAGGGTACCTGAAGTTAGATTGGGTAGTTCCATAAACGGATTCAAGGACATCAAGGAACATTCGTACTTCAGG GACTTTGACTGGGATAAGCTATCCGGCAGGGCTCTTCAACCACCTTTCGTGCCTCAGGGTGAAACTTATAACGAAGACGAG GCGCAGGAGAGCGCCCAGTCAGCTAACGAAACTGACGAGAGCGAGCACGCAGGAGACGACTGGGAAAAAGATTTTTAA
- a CDS encoding RNA recognition motif domain containing protein, translated as MTVLESEDTIETKDTVQVSEEAQPVDQEIEPNDSTVVNTEIKEQIIDESLPNKQEEGELQSEAVEESGALPPADGHEEAKVDLEEETLADANILQTNNNPQQTTIAQEVTKQTHDNISSNDNVNTEVKQTTQPSAEANEDVINSYRIFISKLAYEATHNDLQSYFSQFGNITDIHIPRYSGNPAVNKGYGFVSFDNEASLVKALNVSSHIILGREVVLHRAIGQKHPGGGKGADEAPHPVRDRYPRSKRQYEGNDNYGSRYNKRGRDDRYRSDYYPPDRGNYGNPMPYQRGYPTFDPHKPVNYIFSGSARMDHYGEMDHNSHYDSRSMAPTRSKSRNVPKLFIGRLDPDTSVGTMRHYFGQFGEIAEAYIPRDSYTLKGKGFGFLTFTHKDSILAVMQPNAKHYIDGREVVVDYADMGTR; from the exons ATGACCGTACTGGAGTCCGAAGATACCATAGAGACCAAAGACACTGTTCAGGTGTCCGAGGAAGCACAGCCAGTAGACCAGGAAATTGAACCAAATGATTCTACAGTTGTAAATACGGAAATAAAAGAACAAATTATAGATGAAAGCCTGCCAAACAAGCAAGAGGAAGGGGAATTGCAATCGGAAGCTGTAGAAGAATCCGGCGCGTTACCTCCAGCCGATGGCCATGAAGAAGCAAAGGTAGACCTCGAAGAAGAAACTTTGGCAGATGCAAACATACTACAAACAAATAATAACCCACAACAAACTACCATCGCCCAGGAAGTGACGAAGCAAACCCATGACAACATATCAAGCAATGATAATGTTAACACAGAAGTGAAACAAACAACCCAGCCATCTGCAGAAGCTAATGAAGATGTGATCAATAGTTATCGGATCTTTATTTCAAAGTTAGCATACGAAGCTACGCACAATGACCTACAATCCTACTTTAGCCAA TTCGGTAATATTACGGATATACACATTCCCAGATACTCAGGGAATCCAGCTGTTAACAAAGGATATGGATTCGTGTCCTTCGATAATGAAGCAAGCTTAGTGAAG GCATTGAACGTTTCGTCGCATATCATACTTGGTAGAGAAGTTGTACTTCATCGTGCTATTGGTCAAAAACATCCAGGTG GTGGAAAAGGAGCTGATGAAGCACCGCACCCCGTTAGAGATAGGTATCCAAGGTCCAAAAGACAATATGAAGGAAATGATAACTATGGAAGtagatataacaaaagAGGAAGAGATGATCGCTACAGGTCAGATTACTACCCCCCGGATCGTGGAAACTACGGAAACCCGATGCCTTACCAAAGAGGATATCCCACATTCGATCCACACAAACCAGTCAACTATATATTCTCTGGATCCGCCAGAATGGATCATTACG GGGAAATGGACCATAACAGCCACTATGACTCCAGGAGCATGGCACCAACAAGATCAAAATCAAGGAACGTGCCCAAACTGTTTATTGGAAGATTGGATCCGGACACTAGCGTGGGTACGATGAGGCATTACTTTGGGCAATTTGGAGAAATAGCCGAAGCGTACATTCCACGCGACTCATACACCCTAAAAGGAAAGGGATTCGGATTCCTTACATTTACACACAAGGATTCTATACTTGCCGTAATGCAACCTAATGCCAAGCATTATATCGATGGCAGAGAAGTTGTGGTCGATTACGCCGATATGGGCACCCGATGA